A single region of the Raphanus sativus cultivar WK10039 chromosome 1, ASM80110v3, whole genome shotgun sequence genome encodes:
- the LOC108806425 gene encoding prefoldin subunit 6 has translation MSSSMALRDLQRDLESKANDLAKIQKDIAKDHQLRKKYTIQLGENELVLKELDLLEEEANVYKLIGPVLVKQDLAEANANVRKRIEYISAELKRVDASIQDNEGQQNSKREAMMKLQQRLQSIQAGKAKA, from the exons ATGAGTTCATCTATGGCTCTTCGAGATTTGCAGAGAGACCTAGAGTCCAAGGCCAATGATCTCGCCAAAATCCAGAAAG ATATCGCAAAAGATCACCAGCTGAGGAAGAAGTATACGATCCAACTTGGTGAGAACGAGCTCGTGCTTAAG GAGTTGGATTTGctagaagaagaagcaaacgtCTACAAGTTGATTGGTCCAGTGCTTGTGAAACAGGATCTAGCAGAAGCTAATGCGAATGTTCGCAAACGTATTGAGTACATCTCTGCTGAGTT GAAACGGGTTGATGCATCTATCCAAGATAATGAAGGACAACAGAACAGCAAGAGAGAAGCA ATGATGAAGCTACAACAACGGTTACAATCTATCCAGGCAGGAAAAGCAAAGGCTTGA